The nucleotide sequence CCTAAAAGACCAAGTGCAGGCTGCCATTCAAGCCGGCGGCAGGCTCCTCGTTGATCCCGCGCATTTCACGCTGCCTGAGACGGGATGGTTTGCAGCGCCTGCCGTTGTTGCCGACGCGCCGCAAACATCAGCCTTGATGCAAGAAGAAAGTTTCGGGCCGGTCATTGGGATTTTGTCGGTGGAAAATGACGAGGAAGCGCTCCGCTACATGAATGACAGCCCTTACGGATTGACGGCGTCCCTTTGGACTTCAGACCTAGACCGCGCTATCCGCTTGGGTGAGCGTATTCAGACCGGTACCTGCTATATGAATCGCTGCGATTTCTTGGATCCCGCCCTTCCTTGGTGCGGCGTCAAAGATACCGGAAAAGGGGCGACCCTGTCCCATTATGGCTTGTTACAATTGACACGGCTCAAGAGCATGCATCTGCGCGTCGAGATTCCCAAATAGTCCTGTAGCCCGTTCTATATGTGCCTTCCCAACCGCCGGCATCGTTGCGTGTGTGCCGTCTTGGCGGGTCGGATACAGCGCTGCTTCGGGTTCTATCGTGCCTACGCGATTTGTTTAAAAAGCATCTACTTCAAAAAAGAGTCCCGGCACTTTGAGATATTCAAAGAGAACGCCTCTGTTGCGGCCTATAATTTTTATTACGCGAATATCGCTTAGTTCATCGCCTTCACGCACTTGTTTGCGCTCGATTTTTCCCTCTCGCCGATTGATGATATTAAGAAAGATATAGGTTTGATCTTTTTCAATATCATCCATAAACCCTTGAACTTGGATGCTTGGCTTGTCCAGCATAATATCCGCTCGTTCCCCAAGCCGCTGTAATAGCTGGCTTTCAACGGACAGCAATTCTTCCACATCAATACAGATTAAAACAAGCCTATACCGTTCAATATCAGCGGCTTGTTTGGCGATATCCTGTACTTCATAAGCGACGTCGTTGAGTGCTTGACGGCCGAAGTCTGTTGCCCCATATTGGATCACAGCATTGCGCAGTGCTGCAAGCATGGAATAGCGTTCTGCTTCAGAAATACCCGGGCCCCCGGCAACGCTTTGCCGCAAAGG is from Candidatus Hydrogenedentota bacterium and encodes:
- a CDS encoding aldehyde dehydrogenase family protein, with protein sequence LKDQVQAAIQAGGRLLVDPAHFTLPETGWFAAPAVVADAPQTSALMQEESFGPVIGILSVENDEEALRYMNDSPYGLTASLWTSDLDRAIRLGERIQTGTCYMNRCDFLDPALPWCGVKDTGKGATLSHYGLLQLTRLKSMHLRVEIPK